Proteins from a genomic interval of Rosa chinensis cultivar Old Blush chromosome 2, RchiOBHm-V2, whole genome shotgun sequence:
- the LOC112187470 gene encoding GDP-mannose 4,6 dehydratase 1 — protein sequence MASQNDTATARSGSGSGSNGEERRKVALITGITGQDGSYLTEFLLNKGYDVHGLIRRSSNFNTQRINHIYIDPHNAHKARMKLHYADLTDASSLRRWLDTIAPDEVYNLAAQSHVAVSFEIPDYTADVVATGALRLLEAVRNHVDATGRTNVKYYQAGSSEMFGATPPPQSETTPFHPRSPYAASKCAAHWYTVNYREAYGLYACNGILFNHESPRRGENFVTRKITRAVGRIKIGLQSKLFLGNLNASRDWGFAGDYVEAMWMMLQQEKPDDYVVATEESHTVEEFLEVAFGYVGMNWKDHVVLDKRYLRPSEVDNLKGDASKAKKILGWKPKVGFQQLVKMMVDEDVELAKREKVLVDAGYMDAQQQP from the coding sequence ATGGCGTCCCAGAACGACACCGCCACCGCCAGATCCGGATCCGGATCCGGATCCAACGGCGAGGAGCGTCGCAAGGTGGCGCTGATCACCGGAATCACCGGCCAGGACGGCTCCTACCTGACGGAGTTCCTCCTCAACAAAGGCTACGACGTCCACGGCCTGATCCGACGCTCCTCCAACTTCAACACCCAGCGGATCAACCACATCTACATCGACCCCCACAACGCCCACAAGGCCCGCATGAAGCTCCACTACGCCGACCTCACCGACGCCTCCTCCCTCCGCCGCTGGCTCGACACCATCGCCCCCGACGAGGTCTACAACCTCGCCGCCCAGTCCCACGTCGCCGTTTCCTTCGAGATCCCTGACTACACAGCCGACGTCGTCGCCACCGGCGCCCTCCGCCTCCTCGAAGCCGTCCGCAACCACGTCGACGCCACCGGAAGGACCAATGTCAAGTACTACCAGGCCGGGTCCTCCGAGATGTTCGGGGCCACCCCGCCCCCGCAGTCGGAGACGACTCCGTTTCATCCCCGATCCCCTTACGCCGCCTCGAAATGCGCGGCGCACTGGTACACCGTGAACTACCGCGAGGCCTACGGGCTCTACGCCTGCAATGGGATTCTGTTTAACCACGAATCGCCGAGGAGGGGAGAGAATTTCGTGACCCGGAAGATCACTCGGGCCGTGGGCCGGATCAAAATCGGGCTGCAGAGCAAGCTGTTCTTGGGGAATTTGAATGCTTCAAGGGATTGGGGATTTGCTGGTGACTATGTGGAGGCAATGTGGATGATGCTACAGCAGGAGAAGCCTGATGACTATGTTGTGGCCACCGAGGAGTCGCACACGGTGGAGGAGTTCTTGGAGGTGGCGTTTGGGTATGTGGGGATGAACTGGAAGGATCATGTTGTGCTTGACAAGAGGTACTTGAGGCCGTCGGAGGTTGACAATCTGAAAGGGGATGCAAGCAAGGCGAAGAAGATTCTCGGGTGGAAGCCCAAAGTTGGGTTTCAGCAGCTGGTGAAGATG